One Romeriopsis navalis LEGE 11480 genomic window carries:
- a CDS encoding FAD-dependent oxidoreductase translates to MTLSIGIIGGGIAGLASAYRLASQGHQVTLFESSHELGGLGTFFDYNGHQVDRFYHCIMPSDDYLLQLIRDLGLEDQLYWRHTTMGMVNREQHYPFNTALDLLRYQPLAFLQRLRLGVMTLLLRYLGNDEKLDYTPIGAWLARLFGPKLWKTFWQPMFAAKFGDSAGELPALYIKKRMGRESNVGPRGYLKGGLHNFIQTIAQKITAAGGQIRLETGVKRLAQSGAMVSLVTQDGQQFEFDRVISTVPINILTQIAQDIDGVEWLPELTYQGVVNMMVFLDRPVDGYYWTPILQSETGFDGLVESSALIDPAHYNGCHAAYVMKYTHRDSELYRRDADEIADEWLAQLLRVYASRGITAANVVDRFVFKAPFVEPIYPLGYTKRKPQIQLGHSNVYLAASAQVYPYITSWNSSVRIADECLESLSESV, encoded by the coding sequence ATGACATTAAGTATCGGCATTATTGGCGGGGGTATTGCTGGACTTGCTTCGGCTTATCGTTTGGCGTCCCAAGGTCATCAAGTCACACTGTTCGAATCGAGTCATGAGCTCGGCGGGCTTGGTACCTTTTTTGATTACAACGGTCATCAAGTCGATCGATTTTATCACTGCATCATGCCCAGTGATGATTATTTGTTGCAGTTGATTCGCGATCTGGGGCTGGAAGACCAGCTCTACTGGCGTCACACCACAATGGGGATGGTCAATCGCGAACAGCACTATCCGTTTAATACGGCGTTGGATTTGCTGCGTTATCAGCCCCTAGCGTTTCTACAGCGCTTGCGATTGGGGGTGATGACGCTTTTGCTACGCTATCTCGGTAATGATGAAAAGTTGGACTATACGCCGATTGGGGCTTGGTTGGCGCGTTTATTTGGCCCAAAACTCTGGAAAACCTTTTGGCAACCGATGTTTGCTGCCAAATTTGGGGATAGTGCAGGGGAGCTGCCGGCCCTTTATATTAAAAAGCGTATGGGGCGTGAAAGTAATGTTGGTCCGCGCGGCTATCTCAAAGGCGGATTGCACAACTTTATCCAAACCATTGCCCAAAAAATTACAGCGGCCGGGGGGCAAATTCGACTGGAAACCGGGGTCAAGCGACTGGCGCAGTCAGGGGCAATGGTTAGTCTTGTGACTCAGGATGGTCAGCAGTTTGAGTTCGATCGGGTGATCTCCACCGTGCCGATCAATATTTTGACCCAGATCGCTCAGGATATTGACGGTGTGGAATGGTTGCCGGAGCTGACCTACCAAGGCGTCGTCAATATGATGGTGTTTCTCGATCGGCCCGTCGATGGCTATTATTGGACCCCAATTTTGCAGTCGGAGACCGGATTTGACGGTTTAGTTGAATCCTCGGCTTTGATTGATCCGGCGCATTACAATGGCTGTCATGCTGCCTATGTGATGAAGTATACGCATCGCGACTCCGAACTTTATCGCCGTGATGCGGATGAAATTGCGGATGAGTGGTTGGCACAATTGTTGCGAGTCTATGCCTCACGCGGAATCACCGCCGCAAATGTGGTCGATCGCTTTGTATTTAAAGCACCTTTCGTTGAACCCATTTATCCCTTGGGTTATACGAAGCGTAAACCCCAGATTCAGCTGGGGCATTCCAATGTTTATTTGGCCGCAAGTGCTCAGGTGTACCCCTATATCACTTCCTGGAATTCCAGCGTCCGGATCGCGGACGAATGTCTTGAATCCTTGAGTGAGAGCGTCTAA
- a CDS encoding glycosyltransferase codes for MTIYIVLPAFNEEASLPNLLRRFALLSPSTLENLRIFIVNDGSTDATKRVALENAAGLQLTVVDHPYNMGLGQAVQTGIRAVVDASKQILRPARSSLRLAATIATGESSVQLAQPPGSELAPPSPQPIAGAANHNDLLVIMDADDTHDPQLVMNLAAAIENGADIAIASRFVAGGNDKTAPFFRRLLSRGAAVCFKTVLPIDRQVNDFTSGFRAYRISLLDRAVSHWGYRLIEESGFACMVELLLKLRFCKPRIVEVPFRLQYDRKLSTSKIRIVRTIMQYLKLALRDRISPPPAREI; via the coding sequence ATGACTATTTATATAGTCCTACCAGCTTTCAATGAAGAAGCTTCTCTACCCAATTTGCTTCGACGATTTGCTTTATTATCACCTTCAACACTGGAAAATCTGCGGATTTTCATTGTGAATGATGGTTCCACCGATGCCACCAAGCGTGTTGCCTTAGAAAATGCGGCGGGTTTGCAGTTGACCGTGGTTGATCATCCTTACAATATGGGCCTGGGGCAGGCAGTCCAGACTGGGATTCGAGCCGTCGTTGATGCCAGTAAACAGATTTTGCGACCCGCGCGATCGAGCCTGCGCCTGGCGGCAACAATTGCCACTGGTGAGTCGTCAGTCCAGTTAGCCCAACCGCCTGGATCAGAATTAGCGCCCCCATCGCCACAACCAATCGCCGGAGCTGCCAATCACAACGATCTGTTGGTGATTATGGATGCGGATGATACCCATGACCCACAGTTGGTCATGAATTTGGCGGCCGCGATCGAAAATGGGGCGGATATTGCGATTGCCTCGCGGTTTGTGGCTGGTGGTAACGATAAAACTGCACCCTTCTTCCGGCGTTTGCTATCTCGTGGTGCGGCGGTCTGCTTTAAAACGGTGTTGCCGATCGATCGCCAAGTGAATGACTTTACCAGTGGTTTTCGGGCCTACCGAATTTCACTCCTTGATCGGGCGGTGAGCCACTGGGGTTACCGATTGATTGAGGAAAGTGGTTTTGCCTGCATGGTTGAGCTTTTGCTAAAACTGCGTTTCTGCAAACCGCGCATTGTTGAGGTGCCGTTCCGATTGCAGTACGATCGCAAACTCAGCACCAGCAAAATCCGGATTGTGCGGACAATTATGCAATATCTCAAACTGGCGCTGCGCGATCGTATTAGTCCGCCGCCCGCGCGTGAAATTTAA